One Paraburkholderia sp. HP33-1 genomic region harbors:
- a CDS encoding chromate transporter: MSRTLIALFSVFAPLSIVTVGGGQGIIAEVQRQVVDVHHWMTHAQFLSDFAIARLAPGPGSLLATLIGYQVGGLGGALVATLALFGPTAFLMYGVVHVWNRHEGARWLNALQAGLRPVAAGLILAAVYVLIKELEGGWIAWLVAALATVLVMKTRINALVLIAGGALVFVLAHFAGLL; encoded by the coding sequence GTGTCTCGAACTCTCATCGCCCTGTTTTCGGTTTTCGCGCCGCTGTCGATCGTCACCGTCGGCGGCGGCCAGGGGATCATCGCCGAAGTGCAGCGCCAGGTCGTCGACGTGCACCACTGGATGACCCATGCGCAATTCCTCAGCGACTTCGCGATCGCGCGGCTCGCGCCCGGTCCCGGTTCGCTGCTCGCGACGCTGATCGGCTACCAGGTCGGCGGCCTCGGCGGCGCGCTCGTCGCGACGCTCGCGTTGTTCGGGCCGACCGCATTCCTGATGTACGGCGTTGTGCACGTGTGGAACAGGCACGAGGGCGCGCGCTGGCTCAACGCGTTGCAGGCCGGCTTGCGGCCGGTGGCCGCGGGGCTGATTCTCGCGGCCGTCTACGTGCTCATCAAAGAACTCGAAGGCGGCTGGATCGCGTGGCTCGTCGCGGCCCTCGCGACCGTGCTCGTGATGAAGACGCGCATCAATGCATTGGTGCTGATCGCGGGCGGCGCGCTGGTGTTTGTGCTGGCGCATTTCGCGGGCTTGTTATAG
- a CDS encoding chromate transporter: MAKGTLGQDVSDPVSTPEDDAPRNEPPPREVTPPGLFLIFARIGLTSFGGGLSGWFMREFVHDRHWMSEEDFLNGLALSQALPGVNVKNLAIWIGYRLLGWRGAVAGFCGIIFPPAVVIILLGVFFSAIASFPLTHIALAGAAAGAIGLSLSMAITAARRLPRRVFPYLVLVATFAAAAVFRVSLVWTVLIAGALSVGYEYLREGRQP, from the coding sequence TTGGCCAAAGGCACCCTGGGGCAAGACGTCAGCGACCCGGTATCGACACCCGAAGACGATGCGCCGCGCAACGAACCGCCGCCGCGCGAAGTGACCCCGCCTGGCCTCTTCCTGATCTTCGCGCGCATCGGTCTGACGAGTTTCGGCGGCGGGTTGAGCGGCTGGTTCATGCGCGAGTTCGTGCACGACCGGCACTGGATGAGCGAAGAGGACTTTCTGAACGGGCTCGCGTTGTCGCAGGCGCTGCCCGGTGTCAACGTGAAGAATCTGGCGATCTGGATCGGCTACCGGCTGCTCGGCTGGCGCGGCGCCGTCGCGGGATTCTGCGGCATCATTTTTCCGCCGGCCGTCGTGATCATCCTGCTCGGCGTGTTCTTCTCGGCGATCGCCTCGTTTCCGCTCACGCATATCGCGCTCGCCGGCGCCGCGGCCGGCGCGATCGGGCTGTCGCTGTCGATGGCGATCACCGCGGCGCGCCGGCTGCCGCGGCGCGTGTTTCCCTATCTGGTGCTGGTCGCGACGTTCGCGGCCGCGGCGGTGTTTCGCGTGTCGCTCGTATGGACCGTGCTGATCGCGGGCGCGTTGAGCGTCGGCTATGAATACTTGCGCGAGGGGCGCCAGCCCTGA